From the Helianthus annuus cultivar XRQ/B chromosome 17, HanXRQr2.0-SUNRISE, whole genome shotgun sequence genome, the window acaatgacacgtggctccaatcaaggtgcgccagcaccggagaacttctagaagccactaaacggtcgacactagtgagacaaagagcacATCCGTTGTGTCGTccatttccggcccaaggcccatcagcccatatcctcttacacttctccggctataaatagagacctccttccacaggttaaacattctattccctctactctcactcttaacacttAATTATCCacccaaagcagtcgcttattctcacgccggagcccggttaagagggaaacccccacattcccctcttaacgagtaacggtgttctgttttgcagggtTAAAGcatcaagtcggagctcaaatattcacaagaagattaaccattatggcagaaacataaaccaaactaattagtcccttaattagttcagtgtttcttcagaCGTTATATTTCCCGAATACATGGATATAAGAATAAGAGAAGCAATTCAAATTCAATGTCACCGAAATGCAAGTTTGAACACTGTTTAAATCTCAAGCTATCGACGTAACTTGCTGAAGAACTCCATATAGCGACAAACTTATTCTTCCATCGCATCTCCTCCCACTTGTACCACATCAACCAGCTCCTTAAGCGGTGTAATCTTCGTATGCAAAACTTCTGTAAACGCAGATTATATCATCAGAATCAAATTACGCATAAACATGTTGGATTCTCGGATGGAATTACTAACCTGTCTTTTTCGAGAAAGTGTAGCCCTTTGAACTGATGTAAGTGCGAGGATTTGGAGTAAGGTGATTCCTCAGATATTCCGTCTTACCCTGATATATATTAACAAACATGATTAAGAAAATCCACATTACGATTAAAGGTGCTGAAGCATTGTCAAAATGAGaagaacaaacaaacaaacaaaccgaCCTTTTCTATCACACAAATATCTACGTTGCTTCCGCTTCCCAAATCGTTAAATATGCCGGAGCATATAGCCTTCGTTACCAAGTTCACTCCTTCATCCCTCTGTAAATTTTTTTAAACACGTGTTATGTTAACCATCAAGATGTGTAAACAGTAAAAGCTAGATCAATGGTAGTGAAAAGTTAAAACTCACAGTAAGCCCTTCACGATACTCTGATTCAAAGATGGCCATTGCGGCAAGAGAACCAGAGCCCATTGTTGCAAACGGGAGTGTGTCTGTTGATCCATGAGGATAAATCTAAAAATGCGAGATTTAAAAGCATTAGTGCATTGTCTTTAaatttagagtaaacttctgttttgctccctgtggtttggtcactttaacggttttgctccaaacctttaaaaatagccattttgctccctgatgtttcggttttttgccagtttgctccccgcctctaactccatccaaattgtttgtgtttccattttgctccccgcagggagcaaactgccaacaaaaccaaaacatcagggagtaaaatggctatttttaaaggtttggggcaaaaccgttaaagtgaccaaaccacagggagcaaaacggaagtttactcttaaaTTTAAAAAACCTTCACAGATGCGAAAATAGTATCAACTCACGGTATGTAGATGTGGCCCTGTCACATCAACTCCACCAAGCACCAAAGCAGCCGACACATGACCTTGGTAACTGATAAGCAAAATCAAAGTTAGATACTTCCTATAGGGAAAGAAAAAAATAATCGACAGAAGAAATTACCGGAAAAGATGAGACTTTAATAACGTGAGTGCTGTTACAACCCTTGATTCACGACCGGTATGATATCTGTGCAGCTTCAGCTGAGAGCTGATGTTATCTACCAAAAAGAGATGTCTAACAATTAAGGTTTATTGTAGGGGATCCTTAAAAAAAGAGTGAAAAATATGCGACAAAAAGAATACCTGTGACAGCTTCTGTATCAGCAGCAGTTCCAGCTCCGCAACAGAGGATGTTTGGAGCCATATTATGAATCTTTTCACAGTTCTTGTCAGCAACAATAGAACCCGCTGTGGCTCTGGTATCTGCCCCAAGAACGACACAGTCCTGAAaatgatattttttttttgaacggccaacaaaattttattaaaacaacTAGCAAGGCGCTAGACACCAaatttacaatacataaacaCCAAAAACAGCCAAGCAAAAACTGCTTACACCAACTACATTATATGACTAAATTAAACTTCTGCCATTCGCTCCATGTCCAAGAATGAGACCGCGATCGATTTTTTACCCAATGGTACGCCATCGACTTTGATTCTTCTACAACCTTAGTGATGCTAGGCTCGACTGAACCGAAGATCACCTCATTCCGCATCCTCCAAATGCTCCAAATAACCACCTGGAAAATGGCATTTagaactttctttttctttctactTCCATACACAGAAGAATGTGTAACCAATACATCCTTAAAGCTGAAGGCAAATATGGGAGGAATTCTACACCACTGTGCTATGACCATCCAAATCGATTGAGAAAATTGGCAGGAAACAAAAAGGTGTTCACTAGTTTCATCATAATCACTACAAAGTGGGCATCTCTTGTCTCCAACATTAATATTACTTGCAGCCAACGCAACTCTGGTAAGATATATAATTCAGTcatgtttttttttgttcttaTTGAACACTTCCAGACACCTTTTAAAACATTGTATATCATGATGAGAGAGAATGACCAGGAATACACTTCTACAATTTAGATTCTAAATCGTCCAATGAGGGATTTACGAATCAATGAACAGCTTGGTTCCGTCTAATTAAGGGGCACAGATCAGGTTTaaacttcaaagttcaaaccgTAAACCAAAGTTGTCAATAGTGAATAGCAGACGATAGCGACAAGCTACCTATAGGCTATACGTAATACGTTTCGTAGCTATAGTAACGCTATTTCATGTTTAGCGATACACTCGAAGAAAATTTTAGAagtattttacatgtatatttttataaaaaaaatccggCAAATATGGAAGCATTACGCTCTTTTTTCAAATCTATCTTATCCGCTATTTATcccaaaaaaggaaaaaaaacctaaatccgCTATTTTCACGCTATTTAGGCGCTAAACATGGCATAGCGGGAAACTCCTGTTTcgctacgctattcgctatagcgagCACTATgctcgctattaacaactatgccCTAAACCGTTTGCTGGATTAACAGCTATGCCCTAAACCGTTTCGCTCGCTATTCGCTATAGTGAGCGCTATGCTCGCCATTGACAGGTCTGAGcaattttgattggtttttttatGATTCGGTTCAGGTTCAAACCGGTCCCAAACCTACTATTTCTATCTTGCTCAAACCGGCTCTTCTCCATATCAATTCCAAACCGATTCCAATTCAGCTTGAAACTTCGGGGTCAGTTCACGAACCGGTTCGAATGTGCACCTCTACCGTCTAATATTTACCATAACAAAGTTCCAATTGGAAACCCTATGTGTCTGATTCATTATTTTATACTAATTGTAATTTATACTAATACTAATTACACAGCTTAATCacattctacaaaaa encodes:
- the LOC110921776 gene encoding proteasome subunit beta type-7-B isoform X2 → MLTETSDVPKVGFSFDLCSRNNMLTKKGLKPPGYLKTGTTIVGVVCKDCVVLGADTRATAGSIVADKNCEKIHNMAPNILCCGAGTAADTEAVTDNISSQLKLHRYHTGRESRVVTALTLLKSHLFRYQGHVSAALVLGGVDVTGPHLHTIYPHGSTDTLPFATMGSGSLAAMAIFESEYREGLTRDEGVNLVTKAICSGIFNDLGSGSNVDICVIEKGKTEYLRNHLTPNPRTYISSKGYTFSKKTEVLHTKITPLKELVDVVQVGGDAMEE
- the LOC110921776 gene encoding proteasome subunit beta type-7-B isoform X1 gives rise to the protein MLTETSDVPKVGFSFDLCSRNNMLTKKGLKPPGYLKTGTTIVGVVCKDCVVLGADTRATAGSIVADKNCEKIHNMAPNILCCGAGTAADTEAVTDNISSQLKLHRYHTGRESRVVTALTLLKSHLFRYQGHVSAALVLGGVDVTGPHLHTFAPCGEQNGNTNNLDGVRGGEQTGKKPKHQGAKWLFLKIYPHGSTDTLPFATMGSGSLAAMAIFESEYREGLTRDEGVNLVTKAICSGIFNDLGSGSNVDICVIEKGKTEYLRNHLTPNPRTYISSKGYTFSKKTEVLHTKITPLKELVDVVQVGGDAMEE